In Pseudovibrio brasiliensis, the following are encoded in one genomic region:
- a CDS encoding TetR family transcriptional regulator C-terminal domain-containing protein — translation MAYLAKEERRKAIILATLEVVKEKGFAGITTRAVAKQLGAATGILHHHFKSLTDLKCEALRYLSQKNGDNCISIAKDLTPTQALLRLISFNATSEEKAETSIWISAADEATRDPELARVYAEETNKSHQWLCSNLREGVKTGEYTLTLPVELAAWKLMSLAFNLYDVSNLPETELTPDMAVQILKEELKSTLGLDSKDLASQLLSSH, via the coding sequence ATGGCCTATCTGGCGAAAGAAGAACGCCGCAAAGCAATCATTCTGGCAACGCTGGAAGTTGTGAAGGAAAAAGGGTTCGCCGGTATCACCACTCGCGCTGTGGCCAAGCAGCTTGGCGCAGCAACCGGCATTCTTCACCACCACTTCAAGTCCCTGACAGATCTGAAGTGCGAAGCTTTGCGCTACCTTTCACAAAAGAATGGCGACAATTGCATCTCCATCGCAAAAGACCTCACACCAACACAGGCCCTGCTCCGCCTCATCAGCTTTAACGCCACATCGGAGGAAAAAGCAGAGACCTCCATTTGGATCAGTGCAGCGGATGAAGCCACTAGAGATCCAGAACTTGCACGCGTTTACGCAGAAGAAACCAACAAAAGCCACCAATGGCTCTGCAGCAATCTGAGGGAAGGCGTAAAAACCGGCGAGTACACCCTCACCCTGCCCGTTGAGCTTGCTGCATGGAAACTCATGTCCCTTGCGTTCAATCTCTATGATGTGTCCAACCTGCCAGAAACAGAGCTGACACCAGACATGGCCGTGCAGATCCTTAAGGAAGAACTGAAGTCTACACTCGGCCTCGACAGCAAAGACCTTGCGTCTCAGCTGCTTTCAAGCCATTAA
- the aroQ gene encoding type II 3-dehydroquinate dehydratase: MKKILILNGPNLNLLGMRQPEVYGSTTLAEIEDQCRAHAKQLGVEVECKQSNHEGELIDWIHETRQSRTAIVLNAGAYTHTSIAIMDAIASVERPVIELHLSNIHQREEFRHTSYISKVAKGMICGLGAHGYTLAMDAALRILEEED; this comes from the coding sequence ATGAAGAAGATCCTCATCCTCAATGGACCGAACCTGAACCTGCTTGGAATGCGCCAGCCGGAAGTTTACGGCTCCACCACTTTGGCTGAGATCGAGGATCAGTGCCGCGCCCATGCAAAGCAACTGGGTGTGGAGGTAGAGTGCAAGCAATCCAACCATGAAGGTGAGCTGATCGACTGGATCCACGAAACCCGCCAGTCCCGCACCGCAATCGTGCTCAATGCAGGTGCCTACACACACACCTCCATCGCCATCATGGACGCGATCGCCAGCGTTGAGCGCCCGGTCATCGAACTCCACCTCTCAAACATCCATCAGCGGGAAGAATTCCGTCACACCTCTTACATCTCCAAAGTCGCAAAAGGCATGATCTGCGGCCTCGGTGCCCACGGCTACACACTCGCCATGGACGCAGCCCTGCGCATTCTGGAAGAAGAAGACTAA
- a CDS encoding class I SAM-dependent DNA methyltransferase has product MMNINFNSDDEDNPIHAALKKFLIDSQIQDLKEAGKFEEAEQLALKHADLDLNAIEQEQLASGSNDENFTPDTVPEQCVSTTFDKYADNFDQHLTKKLHYAVPEIVQEKISKFTEDQFKRLLDLGCGTGLCAEAIGDRALHKTGVDLSEGMLIQADEKQLYDDLYLKDVTEFLENDWEPRWDLVIAGDTFPYLGALEDAVAGLAKNIEPNGKVIFTTETAADEAFSEKPYLMGGRGRFAHSAHYLRELLEASGFTLTEIEKVTPRFENGEPVQGLVVVAEYKGA; this is encoded by the coding sequence ATGATGAATATCAACTTCAACTCAGACGATGAAGACAATCCCATTCATGCCGCGCTCAAGAAGTTCCTGATCGACAGTCAGATACAAGATCTCAAAGAGGCAGGTAAGTTTGAAGAAGCTGAACAGCTTGCCTTAAAACATGCAGATCTGGACTTAAATGCTATTGAGCAAGAGCAGCTCGCATCTGGTTCAAATGATGAGAATTTCACGCCGGACACCGTGCCTGAGCAATGTGTGAGCACAACTTTCGATAAGTATGCAGACAATTTTGATCAGCACCTGACTAAGAAGCTCCATTATGCGGTGCCGGAGATTGTCCAGGAAAAGATCAGCAAGTTTACAGAGGACCAGTTTAAGCGGCTTCTGGATTTGGGGTGTGGTACTGGCCTGTGCGCTGAGGCTATTGGTGATCGTGCATTACACAAGACCGGTGTGGACCTTTCGGAAGGTATGCTCATTCAGGCTGATGAGAAGCAGCTTTATGATGACCTTTATTTGAAAGATGTCACGGAGTTCTTGGAGAATGACTGGGAACCGCGTTGGGACCTGGTCATCGCCGGAGACACTTTTCCGTACCTTGGTGCTCTGGAGGATGCGGTTGCCGGCCTTGCGAAAAACATAGAACCAAACGGCAAAGTCATCTTCACTACTGAGACAGCTGCAGATGAGGCTTTCTCAGAAAAACCTTATCTGATGGGCGGCCGCGGTCGGTTTGCTCATTCTGCTCATTATCTGCGTGAATTGCTGGAGGCCAGCGGCTTTACGCTGACTGAAATTGAAAAAGTTACACCGCGCTTTGAGAATGGAGAGCCGGTCCAGGGACTTGTTGTCGTTGCCGAATACAAAGGCGCATGA
- the arfB gene encoding alternative ribosome rescue aminoacyl-tRNA hydrolase ArfB, which yields MSERKKIKVNERFSIEERDIKEDFIRASGPGGQNVNKVSSAVQLRFNLDGNATLPDDLKSRLRKIAGSRLTLKGEIVLTADRFRTQERNREDALERLLELIRKAAYVPKTRKATRPTLASKRRRVEGKKQRGNIKKLRSSKNYD from the coding sequence ATGAGTGAGCGCAAAAAAATAAAGGTGAACGAGCGCTTCTCGATTGAGGAGCGCGACATCAAAGAAGATTTCATCCGGGCATCGGGGCCGGGCGGTCAAAACGTGAATAAAGTGTCGTCTGCCGTGCAATTGCGATTCAATCTCGATGGAAATGCGACTCTTCCGGACGATCTGAAGAGTCGTTTGCGCAAGATTGCGGGCTCACGTTTGACGCTAAAGGGTGAGATCGTGCTGACGGCTGATCGCTTCCGTACGCAGGAGCGTAACCGGGAGGATGCTCTGGAGCGTCTGCTGGAGCTTATTCGTAAAGCAGCCTATGTGCCGAAGACGCGCAAAGCCACTCGGCCAACGCTCGCTTCCAAGCGCCGACGGGTGGAAGGTAAGAAGCAGCGTGGCAACATCAAGAAACTACGCAGCTCCAAAAATTATGATTGA
- a CDS encoding aspartate aminotransferase family protein, with amino-acid sequence MTEANTMARDEIEQITGLTTNNLDAYWMPFTANRQFKKDPRLLVKAKDMHYTSADGRQILDGTAGLWCCNAGHGRQKIVEAVQKQVAELDYAPAFQMAHPKSFELAARLAALMPDPLNHVFYTNSGSESVETALKMALAYHKARGEGSRTRLIGRERGYHGVNFGGISVGGMVANRKQFGAMLAGVDHMRHTHGIAGNEFSKGVPKNGIEYAEDLMRLIQLHDPSTIAAVIVEPVAGSAGVILPPEGYLKRLREICDEHGILLIFDEVITGFGRLGTPFGVDYFDVIPDLVTTAKGLTSGVVPMGAVFASSKVYDAFMTGPDHLIELFHGYTYSAHPLACAAALATLDVYAEEELLTRGAKMAEYWQEALHSLRDCPHVIDIRNIGLIGAVELEPIAGEPTKRAFTAFLKAYEKNILIRTTGDTIAMSPPLIISESEIDTLVGTLRDVLKSLD; translated from the coding sequence ATGACAGAGGCTAACACAATGGCCCGGGACGAGATCGAACAGATCACCGGCCTAACCACAAACAACCTTGATGCCTACTGGATGCCTTTCACGGCAAACCGGCAGTTCAAGAAAGACCCACGTCTTCTCGTGAAGGCAAAGGATATGCACTACACCTCCGCTGATGGCCGCCAGATTCTGGACGGCACAGCGGGCCTATGGTGCTGCAACGCTGGCCACGGACGCCAGAAGATCGTCGAAGCCGTGCAGAAGCAGGTTGCCGAGCTGGACTACGCACCAGCCTTCCAGATGGCGCATCCAAAGTCTTTCGAGCTCGCAGCCCGTCTCGCAGCACTGATGCCAGACCCGCTGAACCACGTGTTCTACACCAACTCCGGCTCCGAGAGTGTTGAGACAGCCCTCAAGATGGCACTCGCTTATCACAAAGCCAGAGGCGAAGGCTCCCGCACCCGTCTGATCGGTCGCGAGCGCGGCTATCACGGCGTGAATTTCGGCGGCATCTCCGTTGGTGGCATGGTTGCCAACCGCAAACAGTTCGGCGCAATGCTGGCTGGTGTGGATCACATGCGCCACACCCACGGCATTGCTGGCAACGAGTTTAGTAAGGGTGTGCCGAAAAACGGCATCGAGTACGCTGAAGACCTCATGCGCCTCATTCAGCTTCACGATCCATCCACCATCGCAGCGGTGATCGTGGAACCGGTTGCTGGCTCTGCAGGCGTAATCCTTCCGCCAGAAGGCTACCTGAAGCGCCTGCGCGAAATCTGTGACGAACATGGCATCCTGCTGATCTTTGATGAAGTCATCACCGGCTTTGGTCGTCTCGGCACCCCATTCGGCGTGGATTACTTCGACGTCATTCCAGACCTCGTCACCACCGCGAAAGGCCTCACCAGCGGCGTTGTGCCAATGGGTGCGGTGTTTGCAAGCTCCAAAGTCTATGACGCGTTCATGACCGGCCCAGATCATCTCATCGAGCTGTTCCATGGCTACACCTACTCAGCGCATCCACTTGCTTGTGCAGCCGCACTGGCAACACTGGACGTTTATGCTGAAGAGGAACTGCTGACACGCGGCGCCAAGATGGCAGAGTACTGGCAGGAAGCACTCCACTCCCTGCGTGATTGCCCACACGTGATCGACATCCGCAACATCGGCCTCATTGGCGCGGTCGAGCTGGAGCCGATTGCAGGCGAGCCAACCAAGCGTGCGTTTACCGCCTTCCTTAAGGCCTACGAGAAGAACATTCTCATTCGTACCACTGGCGACACCATCGCAATGTCACCGCCGCTCATCATCTCTGAAAGCGAGATCGATACACTGGTCGGCACCCTACGGGACGTGCTCAAAAGTCTGGACTAA
- the mazG gene encoding nucleoside triphosphate pyrophosphohydrolase, with protein sequence MLPSQDIARLIEIMKALRTPETGCPWDLEQNFKTISPYTIEEAYEVADAIEREDLHDLKEELGDLLLQVVYHSRMAEEEAAFAFGDVVEAITKKMIRRHPHVFGDEEQKAAGFPKGTWDRIKEEEKQERKQQRAQMGLTEKLPRFLDEVPSAFPALTEAEKLQHRASKVGFDWGAAEPVLDKIKEEVEELTDEVKADTPDRAKIEDELGDVLFAIANLARHLEIQPEAALKRTNAKFRRRFAHIEDAAQAENRPLADLSLDEMETHWQAAKKFDPTG encoded by the coding sequence ATGCTTCCTTCCCAAGACATCGCCCGCCTCATCGAGATCATGAAGGCCCTGCGGACACCAGAGACTGGCTGCCCATGGGACCTGGAGCAGAACTTCAAAACCATTTCGCCTTACACAATCGAAGAGGCCTATGAAGTCGCTGATGCCATTGAGCGTGAAGACCTGCACGACCTGAAAGAAGAACTGGGAGACCTCCTCCTGCAAGTCGTCTATCACTCTCGTATGGCCGAGGAAGAAGCCGCCTTTGCCTTTGGCGATGTAGTGGAAGCCATCACGAAAAAGATGATCCGCCGCCACCCACACGTGTTTGGTGATGAGGAGCAAAAAGCTGCAGGTTTTCCAAAAGGCACCTGGGATCGCATCAAGGAAGAAGAAAAGCAGGAACGCAAACAGCAGCGCGCCCAAATGGGCTTGACGGAAAAGCTGCCTCGCTTTTTGGACGAAGTCCCATCCGCATTCCCGGCTCTGACTGAAGCCGAAAAACTCCAGCACCGCGCCTCAAAAGTCGGCTTTGACTGGGGAGCAGCAGAACCCGTTCTGGACAAGATCAAAGAGGAAGTGGAAGAGCTCACTGACGAGGTAAAGGCCGACACACCGGACCGCGCGAAGATTGAAGATGAACTCGGCGATGTTCTCTTCGCCATCGCCAACCTTGCCCGTCATCTGGAGATCCAACCAGAAGCCGCCCTCAAACGCACCAACGCCAAGTTCCGGCGTCGCTTCGCCCACATCGAAGACGCCGCCCAAGCCGAAAACCGCCCTCTGGCAGACCTGTCCCTCGACGAAATGGAAACCCACTGGCAAGCCGCAAAGAAGTTTGATCCGACTGGGTAA